One genomic segment of Garra rufa chromosome 13, GarRuf1.0, whole genome shotgun sequence includes these proteins:
- the lrfn5b gene encoding leucine-rich repeat and fibronectin type-III domain-containing protein 5 has product METLLVYLMVVVMALKAQKIQVCPKRCICQVLSPNLATLCDKKGLLFVPPNIDRRTVELRLGDNFITGIKRKDFANMTKLVDLTLSRNTIGSIAPHAFNDLENLRALHLDSNRLTHITNDTFSGMSKLHHLILNNNQLTYIYIGAFNDLLALEELDLSYNNLESAPWIAIQLMSSLHTLNLDHNMINYIPEGTFSGLQKLKRLDVTSNKLHKLPPDPVFQRAGVLATSGVLGPLSFALSFGGNPLHCNCELLWLRRLRREDDLETCAAPQHLAGRYFWTVSEEEFLCEPPLITRHSQETRALEGQQVSLRCKARGDPDPVIHWIAPDGKLVFNSSRTVVHSDGTLDILISTVKDSGSFTCVASNPSGEAQQTVDLLITKLPHFTNDTSLVQEPDPGSSDIATSAKTGGDGGSSMGNKGGQEKRVLISEITVSTALVKFNFQRNIPGIRMFQVQYNGTYDDSLVYRMIPPTSKSITVNNLAAGTMYDLCVLAIYDDAMTSLTATRVVGCVHFSTEPQYLRCHFMQSQFLGGTIVVIIGGVIVASVLAFIIFLIVRYRVCQQEGADKGVELGDVRSQSEHQVCGIIKSMSKQVLGPDACRKVSPQSESAPSRASKPALPDCTVTTSAASHSWHPASPGPVRPARADTQVNVEPDNTNKNNSAKVRPTVRAYSTMVTPASRRAQLQNLHSYQTVPVGCVRVSRRHSLNVDSCKQPAYVSYPQPLRSKRSLSMSGGDIPQMDAGERRSGRSSLSQSEWVLESTL; this is encoded by the exons ATGGAGACGCTACTGGTTTATTTGATGGTTGTTGTAATGGCATTAAAGGCCCAGAAGATCCAAGTATGTCCCAAGCGCTGCATCTGCCAGGTTTTGTCACCCAATCTGGCCACCTTGTGTGATAAAAAGGGGCTGCTGTTCGTCCCGCCGAACATCGACAGACGCACCGTCGAGCTCCGACTGGGGGACAATTTCATCACGGGCATCAAGCGCAAGGATTTCGCCAACATGACCAAACTGGTGGACCTGACTCTCTCCAGGAACACGATAGGATCGATCGCGCCTCACGCTTTCAACGACCTGGAGAACCTCCGCGCCCTCCATCTGGACAGCAACCGCTTGACCCACATCACCAACGATACGTTTAGCGGCATGTCCAAGCTGCACCAcctcattctgaacaacaacCAGCTCACCTACATCTACATAGGAGCGTTCAACGACCTCCTCGCTCTGGAAGAGCTGGATTTATCCTACAACAACCTGGAGAGCGCGCCGTGGATCGCCATCCAGCTCATGAGCAGCTTGCACACCTTAAACCTGGACCACAACATGATCAACTACATTCCCGAAGGGACCTTCTCCGGCCTTCAGAAGCTCAAGCGTCTGGACGTCACCTCCAACAAGCTCCACAAGCTACCGCCCGATCCGGTCTTCCAGCGTGCCGGCGTCCTGGCCACATCGGGCGTTTTGGGTCCTCTGTCTTTCGCGTTGAGTTTCGGAGGAAACCCGCTGCACTGTAACTGCGAGCTGTTGTGGCTCAGGCGTCTGCGGCGTGAGGACGATCTGGAGACGTGCGCGGCTCCTCAGCACCTCGCCGGACGCTATTTCTGGACCGTATCCGAGGAGGAGTTCCTGTGCGAGCCGCCGCTCATCACCCGACACTCGCAGGAGACGCGTGCGCTGGAAGGCCAGCAGGTTTCCTTGCGCTGCAAAGCCCGCGGCGACCCGGATCCCGTCATCCACTGGATCGCCCCCGACGGGAAGCTGGTGTTCAACTCCAGTCGCACCGTGGTCCACTCGGACGGAACGCTGGACATCCTGATCAGCACGGTCAAGGACTCCGGATCGTTCACCTGCGTGGCGTCTAACCCGTCCGGAGAGGCGCAGCAGACGGTGGATCTGCTCATCACCAAACTTCCGCATTTCACCAACGACACCAGTTTGGTTCAGGAGCCCGACCCGGGATCGTCCGACATCGCCACTTCTGCCAAGACGGGCGGAGATGGAGGCTCTTCGATGGGTAACAAGGGTGGACAGGAGAAAAGGGTCCTGATCTCGGAGATCACCGTGTCCACGGCTCTGGTGAAGTTCAACTTTCAGAGGAATATTCCAGGGATTCGGATGTTCCAGGTCCAGTACAACGGCACTTATGACGACTCGTTAGTGTACAG AATGATTCCTCCGACCAGCAAAAGCATCACGGTCAACAACCTGGCGGCAGGAACCATGTACGACCTTTGCGTTCTGGCCATCTACGACGACGCCATGACCTCTCTGACGGCCACACGCGTGGTGGGCTGCGTTCACTTCTCCACCGAGCCGCAGTATCTCCGCTGCCACTTCATGCAGTCGCAGTTCCTCGGCGGCACCATCGTGGTCATCATCGGCGGCGTGATCGTGGCGTCCGTCCTGGCCTTCATCATCTTCCTCATCGTGCGCTACCGGGTGTGCCAGCAGGAAGGGGCGGATAAAGGCGTGGAGCTGGGCGACGTTCGCTCGCAGTCCGAGCATCAGGTCTGCGGGATCATCAAGTCCATGTCCAAGCAGGTCCTGGGTCCGGACGCGTGCCGCAAGGTGTCGCCGCAGAGCGAATCCGCCCCGTCCCGAGCGTCCAAGCCGGCTCTTCCGGACTGCACCGTCACCACGTCCGCCGCGAGTCACAGCTGGCATCCCGCGTCCCCCGGTCCGGTCCGGCCGGCGCGCGCGGACACGCAAGTCAACGTAGAGCCGGACAACACCAACAAGAACAACTCCGCCAAGGTGCGTCCCACCGTCCGCGCCTACTCCACCATGGTGACGCCGGCGTCGCGCAGAGCGCAGCTCCAGAACCTCCACAGCTACCAGACGGTCCCGGTGGGCTGCGTGCGCGTCAGTCGCCGTCACTCGCTCAACGTAGACTCCTGCAAACAGCCGGCGTACGTCAGCTACCCGCAGCCGCTGCGCTCCAAACGCAGTCTGTCCATGAGCGGCGGCGATATTCCCCAGATGGACGCGGGAGAGAGACGCAGCGGGAGATCCTCGCTGTCCCAGTCCGAGTGGGTTCTGGAAAGCACATTATAA